The Glycine max cultivar Williams 82 chromosome 12, Glycine_max_v4.0, whole genome shotgun sequence genome window below encodes:
- the LOC100306014 gene encoding uncharacterized protein LOC100306014 isoform 3 (isoform 3 is encoded by transcript variant 3) has protein sequence MGYYYCKPRPCDTHTPNVVLILAVALILLCAPKFFSGEAEEEEDETNNTSPFQVPIIIVLILLLLSFLGGSRRRVCVKPPYCQFC, from the exons ATGGGTTACTATTATTGTAAACCCAGGCCTTGTGATACTCATACTCCCAATGTTGTTCTGATCTTGGCCGTGGCCTTGATTCTTCTATGTGCCCCAAAGTTCTTCTCAGGTGaagcagaggaagaagaagatgaaacgAATAACACCTCACCTTTTCAGGTACCAATAATCATAGTACTCATCCTGCTTTTGTTGTCCTTTTTGGGAGGTTCAAGAAGAAGGGTTTGTGTCAAGCCACCATATTGTCAGT TTTGCTGA
- the LOC100306014 gene encoding uncharacterized protein LOC100306014 isoform 1 (isoform 1 is encoded by transcript variant 1), with product MGYYYCKPRPCDTHTPNVVLILAVALILLCAPKFFSGEAEEEEDETNNTSPFQVPIIIVLILLLLSFLGGSRRRVCVKPPYCQCTYACYCYR from the coding sequence ATGGGTTACTATTATTGTAAACCCAGGCCTTGTGATACTCATACTCCCAATGTTGTTCTGATCTTGGCCGTGGCCTTGATTCTTCTATGTGCCCCAAAGTTCTTCTCAGGTGaagcagaggaagaagaagatgaaacgAATAACACCTCACCTTTTCAGGTACCAATAATCATAGTACTCATCCTGCTTTTGTTGTCCTTTTTGGGAGGTTCAAGAAGAAGGGTTTGTGTCAAGCCACCATATTGTCAGTGTACGTATGCCTGCTACTGTTACAGATAG
- the LOC100306014 gene encoding uncharacterized protein LOC100306014 isoform 2 (isoform 2 is encoded by transcript variant 2) gives MGYYYCKPRPCDTHTPNVVLILAVALILLCAPKFFSGEAEEEEDETNNTSPFQFADIP, from the exons ATGGGTTACTATTATTGTAAACCCAGGCCTTGTGATACTCATACTCCCAATGTTGTTCTGATCTTGGCCGTGGCCTTGATTCTTCTATGTGCCCCAAAGTTCTTCTCAGGTGaagcagaggaagaagaagatgaaacgAATAACACCTCACCTTTTCAG TTTGCTGATATACCGTAA
- the LOC100813444 gene encoding uncharacterized protein LOC100813444, with protein sequence MAYGRSRASSVLDGFTLNPLPYPVLLILSLIFIFLGVSWYFSYEEVVETAEQQLGWLLFCTPVVLILIVRWLSSMENSYWFFSASLPGERRGRTHQGLSEGSSPWGVAALILVLLIMVQYQSNFLDSWFV encoded by the coding sequence ATGGCTTATGGTAGAAGCAGAGCCTCCTCTGTTTTGGATGGCTTCACTCTGAATCCCCTGCCGTATCCTGTTCTGTTAATCTTATCGCTGATCTTCATCTTCCTTGGCGTTTCATGGTACTTTTCCTACGAAGAAGTGGTTGAAACTGCTGAACAACAATTGGGTTGGTTACTTTTTTGCACCCCTGTGGTGCTAATTCTCATAGTTCGTTGGCTATCATCAATGGAAAATTCATATTGGTTCTTCTCTGCTTCATTACCGGGGGAAAGGCGGGGGCGAACTCACCAAGGCCTTTCAGAAGGGAGCTCTCCATGGGGTGTGGCTGCTTTGATCCTGGTGTTGCTGATAATGGTGCAATATCAATCCAACTTTCTGGATAGCTGGTTTGTTTGA
- the LOC100817000 gene encoding transcription factor bHLH121-like, which produces MDCTAARKTQKADREKLRRDRFNVQFVELGNILDPDRPKNDKATILGDTIQLLKDLTSEVSKLKDEYATLNEESCELAQEKNELREEKASLKSDILKLNNQYQQQLRTVSPWTATDRSIMLAPPSYPYPVPMPIPPAPIAMQPYPFYANQHSAIIPNPCSTFVPYLVPNTLTEQRSTQYMSPPVHPGFRSHVSGKQESRNKSSKESKAEKHEDSNDVTLTPGSSADQDLSSGQRKSSKLSRKESSCTEVSSLDRCSLSCSVQDSSSSSVVHKHKG; this is translated from the exons ATGGATTGTACAGCTGCAAGGAAAACACAAAAGGCTGACCGAGAAAAGCTAAGGAGGGATCGATTCAATGTACAGTTTGTAGAACTGGGTAACATTTTAG ACCCTGATAGGCCCAAAAATGACAAAGCAACCATTCTAGGTGATACAATTCAATTGCTAAAGGACCTTACTTCTGAAGTCAGTAAACTTAAAGATGAATATGCTACTCTAAATGAAGAATCTTGTGAG TTGGCTCAGGAGAAAAATGAACTCAGAGAAGAGAAGGCTTCTCTTAAATCGGATATTTTGAAGTTGAATAATCAGTATCAGCAACAGCTCAGGACTGTGTCTCCATGGACTGCAACGGATCGTTCAATAATGCTAGCTCCACCATCATATCCATATCCAGTGCCAATGCCAATACCTCCTGCTCCTATTGCCATGCAGCCATACCCCTTCTATGCTAATCAACATTCTGCAATCATCCCTAACCCTTGTTCAACATTTGTTCCTTATTTAGTCCCCAATACCCTTACTGAACAGCGATCCACCCAGTACATGTCGCCACCTGTTCATCCAGGTTTTCGGTCCCATGTGTCAGGAAAACAAGAGTCCAGAAACAAATCATCCAAGGAGAGCAAGGCTGAAAAACATGAGGATTCTAATGATGTCACTCTGACTCCTGGGTCTTCTGCTGATCAG GATTTATCATCTGGACAAAGAAAATCTAGCAAGTTGTCAAGGAAGGAAAGCAGTTGCACTGAAGTGAGTTCTTTAGATAGGTGCTCTTTGTCTTGTAGCGTTCAGGATAGTTCATCAAGTAGTGTAGTTCACAAGCACAAAGGCTAA
- the LOC100820543 gene encoding Translocon-associated protein subunit alpha-like precursor: protein MACIDKFWVFALALLLLASPLLQVARCQSDSDDVVEAAEESGDIGIVGDDVQDFGDGTFPSAPGIETISVFPKNSARLITAGEESELLVGVKNDGDSSLNVIAIKASVHLPFDHRMLVQNLTAQGFNNGSVPASAQATFPYLFAVSKFLQSGTFDLVGTIIYEIDEHPFQSTFFNGTVEVVESGAFLSMESVFLVTLGVALLVLLGLWIHGQIQHLSKKTKRAPKVEVGTRTTDASTDEWLQGTAYTQSMSSKSKKKK, encoded by the exons ATGGCCTGCATCGACAAATTTTGGGTTTTCGCCCTCGCTCTTCTCCTCCTCGCTTCCCCTCTCCTCCAAG TTGCTAGGTGCCAGTCAGACTCTGATGATGTAGTGGAGGCTGCTGAAGAATCAGGTGATATTGGCATTGTTGGTGATGATGTCCAAGACTTTGGTGATGGGACTTTCCCTTCTGCTCCAGGAATTGAAACAATAAGTGTATTTCCGAAAAATAGTGCAAGAT TGATAACAGCTGGAGAAGAGTCAGAGCTGCTTGTTGGTGTTAAAAATGATG GGGATTCAAGCTTGAATGTTATTGCGATCAAGGCTAGTGTTCACCTTCCTTTTGATCACCGTATGCTGGTTCAAAATCTTACTGCACAG GGTTTTAACAATGGTTCTGTACCAGCCTCAGCACAAGCTACTTTCCCTTATTTATTTGCAGTCAGTAAGTTCTTGCAG TCTGGAACTTTTGACCTTGTGGGCACTATCATATACGAGATAGATGAACATCCATTCCAAAGCACCTTTTTTAATGGCACTGTTGAAGTTGTTGAATCTGGTGCTTTTCTAAGCATGGAATCTGTTTTTCTTGTTACTCTTGGGGTTGCACTCCTTGTCCTCCTGGGGCTATGGATTCATGGTCAAATACAACACCTATCTAAG AAAACAAAGAGGGCGCCAAAAGTTGAAGTTGGGACTAGGACTACTGATGCTTCAACAGATGAATGGCTGCAG GGAACTGCATATACTCAGTCTATGTCAAGCAagtcaaagaagaagaagtag